The Rhododendron vialii isolate Sample 1 chromosome 8a, ASM3025357v1 genome has a window encoding:
- the LOC131335582 gene encoding glutamate receptor 2.8-like — protein MIIPFEDDDRKNAWIFMKPLKMDLWLTTGFFFVFTRFVVWVAEHRVNEEFHGPPGKQVGMIFWFSFSTLVFAHKEKLISNLSRFVVIVWVFVVLVHTSSYTASLTSMLTVQKLKPSVTDIRDLIQSKEYVGYQQGSFVEGLLKNKAFDTSKLKNYSTLEQYDEALSKGSKNGGVAAIFEELSYIKLFLSNPKYCAKYTMVGPIYNTAGLGFVTLSLSLSLPVN, from the exons ATGATCATTCCATTCGAAGATGATGACAGGAAGAATGCATGGATTTTCATGAAACCCCTAAAAATGGATTTATGGTTAACAACGGGGTTTTTCTTCGTCTTCACTAGATTCGTGGTTTGGGTTGCTGAGCATCGTGTAAACGAAGAATTCCATGGCCCTCCAGGCAAGCAAGTTGGAATGATATTTTGGTTCTCCTTCTCCACACTTGTTTTTGCCCACA AGGAGAAGTTGATCAGCAACTTATCTAGATTTGTTGTAATCGTGTGGGTTTTCGTGGTGTTGGTACACACATCGAGTTATACTGCGAGCTTAACATCAATGTTGACAGTGCAAAAGCTAAAGCCTTCTGTTACAGATATAAGAGACCTTATACAGAGTAAAGAGTATGTTGGCTACCAGCAGGGTTCTTTTGTCGAGGGGCTACTGAAGAATAAGGCATTTGATACCTCCAAGTTGAAGAATTATAGCACGTTGGAACAGTATGATGAAGCCCTTTCCAAAGGAAGTAAGAATGGAGGAGTTGCTGCGATTTTCGAGGAGCTCTCTTATATAAAGCTCTTCCTTTCCAATCCAAAATACTGTGCTAAGTACACCATGGTAGGACCTATCTACAATACTGCAGGCTTGGGATttgtgactctctctctctctctctctctgccagtCAACTAG
- the LOC131335581 gene encoding exocyst complex component EXO84B, with the protein MATAKSTRSRGLTGTPAKVNPKDSGAKLEDNLNVFKSDNFDADGYVQSKCNSLNEKEIRQLCSNLLDLKKASAEEMRRSVYANYTAFIRTSKEISDLEGELSSIRNLLSTQATLIHGLAEGVQIDSLSLTIPDGSTGNGLSTYEDKEPSDLEKRLTEFPDLLDVLLAERRVEEALETFDEGECVVSEAKEKKTLIPTVLLSLQTAITERRQKLADQLAEAACQPSTRGNELRAAISALKKLGDGPRAHSLLLNAHYQRYQYNMQSLRPSSTSYGGAYTAALSQLVFSAISQAASDSLAIFGKERAYTSELVMWATKQTEAFALLVKRHALASSAAAGGLRAAAECVQIALGHCSLLEARGLALCPVLLKLFRPSVEQALDANLKRIEESTAALAAADDWELAYSPAVTRQSGRSSTTSLASTTTYQHKLSSSAHRFNLMVQDFFEDVGPLLSMQLGGKSLEGLFQIFSSYVNMLIKALPGSMEEEANYEGSGNKIVRMAETESQQIALLANASLLADDLLPRAAMKLAPVNQSNYNDDLRRRPADRQNRYPEQREWKRRLVSSVDRLKDSFCRQHALDLIFTEDGDSYLSADMYINMDGNADEMEWLPSPIFQDLYTKLNRVASIASEMFVGRERFATLLLMRLTETVILWLSEDQTFWEDIEEGPRPLGPLGLQQFYLDMKFVVCFASQGRYLSRNLHRVVNDIISKAMAAFSATGMDPNSVLPEDDWFTDVCQDAMERLSGKSKVANGDRDLSSPTASVSAQSISSNRSHGSS; encoded by the exons ATGGCTACGGCGAAGTCGACTCGGTCAAGGGGACTGACTGGCACGCCAGCTAAGGTCAATCCCAAGGACTCCGGCGCCAAGCTCGAGGACAATCTCAACGTTTTCAAGTCCGATAATTTCGACGCCGATGGCTATGTCCAGTCCAAGTGCAACTCCTTGAACGAGAAG GAGATAAGGCAATTATGCTCAAATCTTCTGGATTTGAAGAAAGCTTCAGCTGAGGAAATGCGTAGAAGTGTCTATGCTAACTATACAGCCTTCATACG CACATCAAAAGAGATATCAGATTTAGAGGGGGAGCTTTCGTCAATCAGAAATCTGCTATCTACTCAGGCCACTTTAATTCATGGTCTAGCTGAGGGAGTTCAAATTGATTCATTATCCCTTACCATTCCTGATGGGTCTACTGGAAATGGATTATCTACTTATGAAGACAAAGAACCTTCAGACCTTGAGAAACGGTTAACAGAGTTCCCTGATCTCCTTGACGTTTTGTTAGCTGAGAGGAGGGTGGAGGAAGCTTTGGAAACTTTCGATGAAGGAGAATGTGTAGTTTCtgaagcaaaagaaaagaagacatTAATTCCAACTGTACTTTTGTCACTACAGACTGCTATTACTGAACGTAGGCAAAAATTAGCTGATCAGCTTGCTGAAGCTGCTTGTCAACCTTCTACCCGTGGCAATGAGCTTCGTGCAGCTATTTCAGCTCTTAAAAAGCTTGGGGATGGCCCCCGTGCGCATAGTCTGCTTCTCAATGCACATTACCAAAGATATCAATATAACATGCAGAGTCTTCGTCCATCAAGCACCTCATATGGAGGGGCGTATACCGCAGCTCTCTCACAGCTAGTGTTCTCTGCCATTTCTCAAGCTGCTAGTGATTCTTTGGCTATCTTTGGTAAGGAGCGAGCTTACACTTCTGAGCTTGTAATGTGGGCTACAAAGCAAACCGAGGCTTTTGCACTCCTTGTGAAAAGACATGCATTAGCTTCTTCTGCAGCCGCTGGAGGTTTAAGGGCTGCAGCAGAGTGTGTGCAAATAGCTTTAGGTCATTGTTCCTTGCTGGAAGCTCGTGGCTTGGCACTTTGTCCTGTGCTGCTGAAGCTCTTTAGACCTAGTGTTGAACAAGCATTAGATGCCAATTTAAAGCGCATTGAAGAGAGTACTGCTGCCCTGGCTGCCGCTGATGATTGGGAACTTGCATATTCTCCAGCTGTTACGCGTCAATCTGGCAGATCTTCAACTACATCTCTTGCTTCTACCACTACATATCAGCACAAACTTTCTAGTAGTGCTCATCGGTTCAACCTGATGGTTCAG GATTTCTTTGAGGATGTGGGACCACTTCTTAGTATGCAATTGGGAGGTAAATCTTTGGAAGGTTTGTTCCAGATATTTAGTTCATACGTTAACATGCTCATAAAAGCATTACCTGGCTCCATGGAAGAAGAAGCAAACTATGAAGGTTCTGGAAACAAAATTGTTCGAATGGCTGAGACCGAGTCCCAACAAATTGCATTGCTTGCAAATGCCTCCTTATTGGCAGATGATCTTTTACCACGTGCAGCCATGAAGCTCGCCCCAGTTAATCAGTCTAATTACAACGATGACCTTCGCAGAAGGCCTGCAGATAGGCAAAACCGTTATCCTGAGCAAAGGGAATGGAAGAGACGTCTTGTGAGCTCGGTTGATAGATTGAAGGATAGCTTTTGCAGACAACATGCTCTCGATCTTATTTTCACCGAGGATGGTGATAGTTATCTTAGTGCAGACATGTACATAAATATGGATGGAAATGCTGATGAAATGGAATGGTTGCCTTCTCCAATATTCCAG GACCTTTATACTAAACTTAACAGAGTTGCTAGCATAGCATCAGAAATGTTTGTCGGTAGGGAAAGATTCGCAACATTGTTATTGATGAGACTTACAGAAACTGTCATCTTATGGCTTTCTGAAGATCAAACTTTTTGGGAAGATATTGAGGAAGGACCAAGGCCTTTAGGTCCTCTTGGTCTTCAACAG TTCTATTTGGATATGAAGTTTGTTGTCTGCTTTGCTTCCCAAGGGCGTTACTTATCTCGGAATTTGCACCGAGTTGTCAATGATATCATATCTAAAGCAATGGCAGCATTTTCTGCAACAGGGATGGATCCAAACAG TGTACTTCCGGAAGATGACTGGTTTACTGATGTTTGCCAAGATGCAATGGAGAGATTGAGTGGAAAATCTAAAGTTGCCAATGGGGATCGGGACCTTAGCAGTCCAACGGCTTCTGTCTCAGCACAATCAATTTCTTCCAACAGATCTCATGGGAGTTCGTAA
- the LOC131336094 gene encoding ATP synthase subunit epsilon, mitochondrial-like, translating to MASNAAVPFWRAAGMTYITYSNICANLVRNCLKDPYKSEALNREKVHFSVAKWADGKPQKPTLRSDTPE from the exons atggcgtCGAACGCGGCGGTGCCGTTTTGGAGAGCTGCGGGGATGACATACATAACGTACTCGAACATATGTGCGAACCTGGTGAGGAATTGCCTCAAAGATCCTTACAAATCCGAAGCCCTCAACCGAGAGAAGGTCCATTTCTCCGTCGCCAAATGGGCCGACGGAAAGCCCCAGAAACCCA CGCTTCGTTCGGACACTCCTGAATGA
- the LOC131336092 gene encoding uncharacterized protein LOC131336092: MPQGDYIDLHRKRHGYRHDHFERKRKKDAREVHKRSQIAQKALGIKGKMFAKKRYAEKAQMKKTLAMHEESSTRRKVDDNVHEGAIPAYLLDRETTARAKVLSNTIKQKRKEKAGKWEVPLPKVRPVAEDEMFKVIRSGKRKTKQWKRMVTKVTFVGPGFTRKPPKYERFIRPTGLRFNKAHVTHPELKCTFNLEMIGIKKNPNGPMYTSLGVVTKGTIIEVNVSELGLVTPAGKVVWGKYAQVTNNPENDGCINAVLLV; this comes from the exons ATG CCTCAAGGTGATTACATAGATCTTCACAGGAAGAGACATGGCTATCGCCATGATCACTTCGAGCGCAAACGCAAGAAAGATGCTCGGGAAGTTCACAAGCGGTCTCAAATTGCTCAGAAG GCTCTGGGTATCAAGGGTAAGATGTTCGCTAAGAAGCGTTATGCTGAGAAGGCCCAAATGAAGAAAAC GTTGGCTATGCATGAAGAATCATCAACTAGGCGAAAGGTGGATGATAATGTTCATGAAGGAGCTATTCCTGCTTATCTACTTGATCGTGAAACGACAGCACGGGCAAAG GTTCTTAGCAACACTATaaagcaaaagaggaaagagaaagcTGGTAAATGGGAGGTTCCTCTACCCAAG GTCAGGCCTGTGGCTGAAGATGAGATGTTTAAAGTGATCAGATCCGGTAAAAGGAAAA CCAAGCAGTGGAAGAGGATGGTCACCAAAGTTACATTTGTGGGACCAGGTTTTACGAGAAAACCTCCCAAGTATGAGCGGTTTATCCGTCCTACGGGTTTGCGATTCAATAAAGCCCATGTAACACACCCTGAACTCAAATGCACTTTCAATCTTGAGATGATTGGAATAAAGAAGAATCCTAATGGTCCAATGTACACGTCCCTTGGTGTTGTAACTAAAGGAACCATTATTGAG GTGAATGTCAGTGAACTAGGTCTGGTCACACCAGCAGGAAAAGTTGTATGGG GGAAGTATGCCCAAGTGACGAATAATCCTGAGAATGATGGTTGTATAAATGCAGTTCTCCTTGTCTAA